Genomic DNA from Magnolia sinica isolate HGM2019 chromosome 4, MsV1, whole genome shotgun sequence:
GTAGGGTAATGCTTGTAGGATGGGGTGGAAACAACGGTTCGACTCTTACTGCGGGAGTTATTGCGAATCGGGAGTGAGTTAACTCACGAGTCTTgatcttttttgtttctttttatttatttatttatgatttttctatattttttaaggaagtttcaagaaatttcatgaaTAAAATCAGTGTCATTTGACGGAGAGTATCGTGAAATTTCGCATTATTTAGGgcaaccaaatgcaaccttaATTTAGGAAAAAAAGGAATCAGGGCTAGAATTGGGTGATAGTTACCCAGATCAGTATGCAAGGGGCAGATTCCTTTTGTTTTGCAACATTTAAAAGATTGTGGTGGCTATTCAACCGTTTGtgtgcaatccagaccgtcctaATTGCTGGgccaactgtggatggagcataagtGAAAACTTGCTGGGCCAACTGTGGACGGAGCATAAGTGAAAACTTGCACTGACAAGATGATTCTGACCATCTGATTTTTCTATTTGAAATTGGACCActcacaattttttatttttgactaTATATTTGATAGTCgtttattagatggttaggatttctatagccacaatgggacccatagtttgatggtctggattgccttacatcagtgccacatgtgaggaggatgagtcgtcacctttttttttttagggggtgAAATGGAGCAGTTATCATATGGGTCTAGCCCTTTTGTAAGTTGTGGGGCTTCCACTGTATATGGAGCATGCATGTGTGGGCCCCTTTTGTGGATGGGGTAGAGCCTCCAGACATTGATGGAATGATTATAGCCATCTTTTTGCTAGTTGAATTTGGACTGATGATTTCTATGATGGGCCTGAAAATGTTGATATTGGATCAAGGTgcggacttttttttttttttccttccaggTGTTCACTCTGTTTGATGATTTTCCTATCGGATTAGGAAGCCAGATCCTCTACAAGCTTATTGTACAACTACCTGTGTGGGGCCCCCTGTGATGTATGCACAGCATCCAATCTAGACATGATGTGAGTTCCCTCCTGTTCTCCTTGGaggcaaaaaatcaggctgatcaagaactcaagttggccacaccatgcaaaatcatgcctaaaacaactaaaatcctgtggtgtggcccacctgagtttcttatgcatggattggatggcatgtacaAAACAAAGTGGGACATAAAACACAATTTGGAAGGCGTAATGATTGCCCACcctatgtaaaatcatgcctaaaaccaatattggcccacctgagtttcttatgaatggattggaatacCTGTAGAGGTAGGAGGAGGAAGGCTTTAGGATTTACCTGGTGTGAGATATCACATTATTCGAGTAACCCTATATTGTGTCAGAGTAAAGGACCGTCAACAAGGGCGTTTTAGTGCATTGTAGATTCTTatccaagacttgtatcattTAATGATGCCATGTGGATCACTAGAAAATGTGAAGTATATGGCTAACCTAATCACGAAAGTTTTATTAGTAAAGAGATCTGATTCGGAACTATTACACTAGGCTCCAAACGCAATCTGGAAGACTATAACAGTTGACGCCCCCTTTCCAACTGTTACCTGTGACGTGAcccacctgtgttttggatctgtctgattttattttttttggatatggGGTGAATTTCATCCACAAAGTGGATGTGGgcctaaatcatggtgggccccacataggtagTTGTAGACTAAGCTTATTCTACATTAGTTGCAAAGCAACCTGGCCCCATATGGTAccaaaacttttttttaaaaaaaaaatggtgcaaGGAAACGGAAAGTGGGTAGCATGTTAATGAAGTGTGGGCATTTTTGCAGAGGAATCTCGTGGGCAACCAAAGATAAAGTGCAACAAGCAAATTACTTCGGGTCGCTCACCCAAGCTTCTACCATCAGAGTTGGATCTTTTAATGGGGAGGAAATATATGCTCCTTTCAAGAGCTTGCTTCCTATGGTAATGTagtaattaatttaaatttcagGAGTTATTTGGAGGAAAATTGatgggtttattttattttggttttttagGTGAACCCAGATGATATTATATTTGGGGGTTGGGACATAAGCGATATGAACTTGGCTGATGCCATGGCCAGGGCTAAGGTCCTAGACATTGATTTGCAAAAGCAGCTGAGGCCATACATGGAATCCATGGTCCCCTTGCCTGGAATCTATGATCCTGATTTCATTGCCGCAAATCAAGGTTCTCGAGCTAACAATGTGATCAAAGGTACTAAGAAGGAACAAGTTCAGCAAATCATAAAAGATATAAGGTATATGAAAGAGTTAATTCTTAATTATCGCTGCAAATCGAGTGTATGTGCTATACATTAGAAGTCTTGTGTGAACCATCAATGCACATGTCAATAGTCAATACATACATGAAATAGATGGCCCACCTATTTGGGGATCTTTCCCGAACGGCACCATTTGATGGGGGAATCTTGATTGGACAATTGGGACTAGTAGTGCATTAATCAATTTGGCCTCTAGGTGGTCTACTGATTGGCCAGTATTGATGGGTGGCATACGGACAATGGTTCAGATATTGAGTTTTTGTATGTATATTTATAACATATGTGATTGCTTGCCTCTGATTTCTTCACATGAATCAGGGACTTCCAAGCTGCCACCAAGGTGGATAAGGTGGTGGTTCTGTGGACAGCTAACACAGAAAGATACAGTGATGTAGTTGTTGGGTTGAACGATACCACGGAAAATCTCTTGACTTCTTTGGACAGGAATGAAGCAGAAATATCTCCATCGACGTTGTTTGCTTTAGCATGTGTACAAGAGAATGTTCCTTTCATCAACGGAAGCCCACAAAACACCTTTGTTCCAGGTTTGAAATTAAGATTTAAAACTCAATATAGCTTTGAATGAAAACCTATGAATGGAAAGTTTTAGTTCTTAAACATGTCCTTTGTTCATTGATTTTACAGGTCTGATCGATTTGGCTATACAGAGGAACAGTTTAATTGGCGGAGACGATTTTAAGAGTGGGCAGACCAAAATGAAATCGGTGTTGGTAGATTTCCTGGTTGGTGCTGGAATTAAGGTACATACAAGTTTGTTCTTTAGTAACATAAGGAGATGAAAATGCAATTGTAGCGTGTTTGGCTTTTGGGTTTGCAATGCTTGAAACTAGAGAAAGTTTagttccactgttttctttgattTTATGATAGGACTCATTCATCTGCAAGTAAATCTAATTTAGTTGGTCTTTAGATCTTCTTAGtttaaaatcaaagaaatatacaaTTAAAACTTATTTAGTTTCCATTCTTCATTGGACTGAAAAGGGGAATATATATACATTTTCTTAGGGTGTATTTTGGTGGCAgccatttaccattgaaaataaatattggTATGCCTGTGGTGCTGCCTCCTTTGAAAAGAAATTGAGTGGTTCTCCTCAGAGGAAATGACTTTGGTtggctgttattattattattattattattattatttttatcaccAATCCAAATTGTTGGACAtaggcctgtggggcccactggtgggcaatcactagtgggtgggtcccatgtgtttaGGCCTCTTTCAGCCTCTTCTTTTCAGTtggttttcaaattcaaaattgaatttgattttagatggAGAGATAGAGATAAGACCAGATAACTTctagtctcatccaaactccatcCTTTCTTATAAATAGGATAAGGCTTCTAAACATATGAAAAATAACGAGAGTAAAAATGAGGAATAATGGTAGATAATAATTTGTCCATTTAGCAtatccttgggacgatctaaaccATAGATCGTGATTCGGGGCTATCTATACTGTAAAATCAGAGGcgtgattagacccatctgctccagtagtgtaTAGGTGGGCCGcttgatctaaactgttcatcttCAGCTTCGTGAaggttccatatcgtgtagaccctcaaatcttgagggctcacacttctgCACTTCTTATCAGTAAAAATTGTGGGTAGTCTCTCAGACAATTGGAAGACCAACCCAGCCGGTTTTTAAACTGCTGAGAACGATCCTCTATAGCTTTGATCCATAAGAGATCTTAGCCATTAATCACGCTCTGATCAAACTGTCATATCTCATCCACTAGACTTGGTTGCCTGTCTCCTTAACACTTAAGGATACAAAAGTACGAGCTTGATAGGAAGTGtggaagtgtgagccctcaagatctgacggtttaCACGATATGGAACCTTCATGAAGCCGAAGATGAACTGTCCAgatccaacggcccgcctattcactactggagcagataggtctaatcacccctctaattctacggtatagatggccccggatcacgatctatggtttagatcgtcccaaggacaagctaaatggaCAAATTACTATCTACCACTATTCCCTCCTTTATACTCTCgttatttttcatatatttagCGAGAGAGCCttatcctatttataggaaaggatAGTTTGGATAAGACCAGAAGTTATCCGGTCTTATCTCTATTTCCCCATTTAAAATcaaatttaattttgaatttgaaaagcaactgaaaagaagaggccggaagaggcctaaacacatgggacccacccactagtaattgcccactagtgggccccacaggcttATGTCCAGCATCTCTCACTCAATCACATAGTGGGATAGGCATAAATTTTTTTTGTCTAtctaactcgcctaataacaatcaaagactaaacatcgcgatcaaaagaatcagaggcgtgggaccagctggattaTCATAATCTTCTCACAAGtgtttaagtactaagtgaccacctaactagtattcaataacccaagctttgcaatgcctgtcttAGTCCGTATGACCACATCGGATGGAGTTCTCCcgatctggagtactcggccaacatacgcacttatccaactaatcgagttattctgaaaacttaatttttcacaaacttcgactaaaatcaatttaaagcaatacttatatatatatacatatatatatatatatatatatatatatatatatatatatatatatgtttttaagaaaaaaatattgtttgcaaaagtctaataaaaacaactcgatactgccggcggataagtctgtaagtgcgtatttatagttttagaaacttggtgtagttgtcacgggatcttccacatgtagatgtgtaatttggtatcaatcaagccgctttcctagTGTAACTGAGTTTGACCAATCAatgacctttcgtcatagtacactaaagtagcgacactcaatcttATTCTCCTattacacaagaggagggtagctaaggacacaaagagtcacttaCGAGATTGGCTGCTACTTACATGTtgtaatgattagatcgaatcaaagcaatctgtaggtaaaaggtcccatCATGTGGGATGTGGCTACAATCTACgttgtaaagtagacaatacCAGGTGTATGTCGGGTCTATAATACGCAGGTTATTTTACATGAGATacaactcatctcataacctcataacctggttataaattcaggccataacattgatcgcataaaAAGGAAtgatgcgattatgttattcaacTTGATCAGGctcatcttcaatcttaaaagattgtaggcggatacgactcactcatatctttatattttattattcacaataaagagaagtcCATACCTCCTCTAGTACATTCAAGGTtagtcaacccgtgcgagtgggtgaccggcctgccgacaaaaaaaGAAATCTTATATGATcttaaggtaaatgctgatgatctacttgcctagtttatattagtgtttaatactgaataaatggaatgcgttattcattaatgaaagatcaaaggtactaaaAACAAGTTTATCGCTCAAGTTTTCCTCAATCCCATCCGtttgacgtgaacctgaaatagatatctagctataggtttcgtcatgggatcaaccatcatctccttagtaggaatgtagctgagggcgacatTCTTATCTCTTACTTGATCgtggacgtaatgatacttgatctcgaTGTGCTTGgacttctggtggtgtttagagtCATTCGCCAAGTCAAtagcagaagtattgtctatctccagcgatataggctgacgaacgcTCGGTACAACATCCAAACTTAGAAAAAATCTACGAACCCATGCACACTCCTGAActacagcacaacatgcaatgtactcggcatCTATAGATAAAAGACATTCATAGCTCAGGATATGCAATGTCTGTTTATTACTTGACCATgggatagctcctcctccgagtaagaatacatatcctgaaaTGGACTTTCCCTTGTCGGCGTCATTACTCCAAGCAGTATCATAATATCCTTTGAGCttgaggcttgtgccttcataacacaacattaggtcttttgttcctctaaaatagcggaatatacgtttgatggcttgccaatgagactgtcctgGGTTACTCTGATAACTGCTAACTATGCCAACTACATAGttaatatccggtctggtgcaaaacataacatacattaagctctctactgcgcttgcataaggtactaaAGATATAGCCAATTTCTCAGCTTCAGTCTGGGGATACGATTTTCTGTTTAACTTGGTAGCTTTATTCATAggagtttcaacagcttttgaattttccatcctgaacggctctaagatcttttgtagaTAGGTGgattgagacaagcctaaaaatttcttaggacgatctctgatgatttttaccccaagaataaagttggtttTACCGAGGTTTTTTATCTTAAAGTTCGAGAATAATTAAtttttagtcaatatcaacaattgcatgtcattaccagctagcaggatatcgtctacatatagagatagtatcagaaaagatcttccagtctatttcatgtatacacaatgatcttcttcactcatcatgaatccaaaagtagtgatgactaagtggaacctcatgtaccactgtcttgaagattactTCAACGCATAGATAAATTTCAACTTGCAGACTTtttttggatgctttttgtctaCACGACCCATGgcctgttgcatgtatatctcttcatccaagtcaccatttaagaatgcggtctttacattcATTTAATATAACTCTAAGTTCAAACTTGCGACAATAGACAAGATCATGCGTATTGAGGaaaactttgcaacaggtgaaaaagtctcatcgtaatcaatgcattctttttgtgtaaaacctttagcaactaatcgtgctttatatttgtccactgtaccatctacctttcttttgatctttagtactcacttattacctatcgctttgcgattggaagacaGATCAGCAAGTTCCTAAACcttattcttctccatggaagtgatctcttcgtccatagccatggaatgccaaatcggttacgtatcggccgtatcggccgatacgtaacggtaacggtgcgaaccgttacccgtttcggggccgaaacggccgattcgattttttgtacccgtatcggccgatacgggaccgatacgggcgtaacggggcgtaacgggcccgaaacggtaactttttttttagctctgtttttgccctttttttgaaacctcttgcttccaaactgtttctaagtccttctactactaatttcgaccaaccttagctaggtatttgatagaaaaacacattatattatagatttttttgaatcaaagctcggtgggccatttttcagaaattcgtcaaaaataggtatttatactttttttaatatattttgctgttttaatcatgtcatatgatgtgttaatcatagtagaacatgttaatgtgcattttacagatttggggtgccatttaataattttttaatatttttttctatttacgcatgaattttggcccctttttttaaaattcgaaaaatcagtttttaatggttgttttgctgttttaatcatgccatttgatgtgttaatcatagtagaacatgttaatgtgcattttacagatttggggtgccattttatatttttttaatatttttttctatttaagcatttattttggccatttttttgaaaattctaaaaaccatttttaaatgattcttttgatgttttaatgatgtcatatgattgtttaatcatagtagaacatgttaatgtgcattttacagatttggggttccattttatatattttttatatttttttctatttacgcatttattttggccctttttttgaaaattcaaaaaatcattttttaatgattcttttgctgttttaatgatgccatatgatgtgttaatcatagtagaacatgttaatatgcattttacagatttggggtgccattttatattttttttatatttttttctatttacgcatttatttcggccctttttttgaaaattcgaaaaatcatattttaacgattcttttgctgttttaatgatgccatatgatgtgttaatcatagtagaacatgttaatgtgcattttacatatttggggtgctattttatataaattttttatttttttctatttaggcattttttcggccctttttttgaaaattcgaaaaatcatttttaaatgattcttttgctgttttaatgatgccatatgatgtgttaatcatagtagaacatgttaatgtgcattttacatatttggggtgccattttatatttttttctatttacgcatgaattttggccctcaaaaataattgcaaacacctaaatgtaagatattttcatattatattcattctaatatccatcattgatagtagatagttagaaaattaaatatatgaattttgtagtcaaattcaggttatctggttcataaattcatcagacagtccgatacaacttctcactaaagagtggaccgttacaccaccataaacatgttccaatttataaatgaatgcatatttggaatgcttagaatattccggatttaatccatattttttcatatttttttggcaaaaaaaattttttgcgccgttacgggccgttacgccatcgtatcaccgttacgcccccgtatccgtatcggttttggaggtcaccgttacgccaaccgataccgatacgggacaccttgttcATAGCAGTTACCCAATCGGCCAAGTTTTATCTTAATCCATCGTCATTTTGAGAAGCAgtactcccactctcctgagatacatcgagtattttaaaaagttctattggaaccttttgcttcattcgacTGGGGTATCTATCTTCGACGAAAGTCACGTCCcgagattctatctcaatccattgtccatggtcctcataaactagaatgtatccctttgaatgcatagggtaccttgTGAACActcattcaatggttttactatcaagtttacctctatgcgaAGTAGGcagcaaaacatatcccaaagatccccaagggtGTAGGTTAgctagagaaggaatcctcccagaCCATATCTCATATGGGGTTTTAGGAATGGATTTtgatgagactctattaaggacgtagacggctgttaacagtgtCTCCCCAGAACGTGGTATAGAGATTgacttgtgccatcatcgatctaaccatgtccaatagtatcctattctttctctctgcaacactattttgttgtggagtacgAGTCATTGTGTACTGCTAAACAATACCAATGTTTTCATAATATGATTTAAACATtttagatgtatactcgccacctctatcacatcgaaggattttaatctttttttcaagctgattttccacctcagctttgtatttaagaaaacaatcaaaagcctcagattcgtatgagatgagatacacatatccatagcgcgagtaatcgttaatgaaagtgacaaagtattaaCATCCATTTCTAGCATGTACATTGAAGGGTCCACatatatctgaatggattatctgtAGTGGGCCCTTGGACGTAGCCGCTTTAGGAAATGGTTTCTTTGAAGTCTTCCCGaatacacaatgttcacaaaatgacaaatcaactttagataaggagtctaacagaccagaatgtactagtcttgtcatacgatccttttcGATGTGACCGAACTTCGTGtgtcatttttgagattcagatactaaagtttcattcgacatagcagataaaggaAAAGGTGTATTATCACTATCTAtgtccaaaataaataaagctgaaattaaattttcccattcaaagatgaggttatttagtctcaaagaaactcgtGTCCTGGAAAAGCAAATATCAAAACTATTAAATAACAACCTAGAAACaaaaattaaattccgacgcatgGCCGATGCATAAAGAATATCACGGAGGATTATTGTTCGCCTTATGTGCGTACGGAGATGGTAAACACCAATCCCTAGTACATCTTCAACAACATTATTTCGCATATACACTTTGTAACTTCCCTTGGCTGTAGGTCAGAATTCCTTGAGTCCTTGACGACTCCATATCACGTGCTTCGTTGCGCTTGAATTCAAAATTCACTTGTTAGATATAATATTAACAAAAaagatttcagaacaaacgcctatATGCAAAGTATCTAGTGACTTGGGAATTATcgtctttttatgggcacactaTCGGGCAAAATAGCTAGAATTTCTGCAGACAAAGCAGATTATGTtagtctttttctgcttcttctttctattctcattcttgagatttggaggaggtgctGTGGACTTCTGTTCTTGATCATTCTTTTTcaccttcttgcgagctttgaaccgtttctTGTTAGCTTTCCGCTTATAGGTCTCTGCTGCAAAGGCCTTGGTCGAACCTAGTTGAAttacattcatttcaacctctagTACCAAATGActacaaaagtctctgaacgtagtgatagaattagtatggttcagaattcttttgattgagACTCAAGATTCAGGTAAGGAACGATGCGTTACTATACGTTGctattatcttttaattttcagtcaatttacacccaacattcctaaggacacctatcatctgctccatcttatggatatgatctttgatggggcagccgacTGGCATCCTATACTCCTGAAATTTTAATTCCATTGCCCGAACTTTTGCATCTGACTTCTACGCATAGACATTTGTTAGTGCTTCCCGGATACCTTTAGCGGTGTCATGCACTTTATAtgttggtatgagttctttgtgcatagtgttAATAAGGACATTACAGGCTGAACAATTCTGTTTACGCCACTTATTGCAGTTGGTCATTGCAGCCCtatgttctcctaaattttcattttcagctAATATAGGTTCCTCTTGAACCTCATTGAGTGTATGCGATATATCGTCTTTGTTCAAAAGGCTTTTCATCGCGTGGGACCAGTCTTTGTAGTTGTTACCGTCGAATTGTTATCCTTTGAGTTGTTCAACGATTAACACTTTGGTGGCTATCTCTACATTACatcaagtatcactacttagTTAT
This window encodes:
- the LOC131242209 gene encoding inositol-3-phosphate synthase, producing MFIENFKVESPNVRYGDHEIESLYSYETTELVHENRNGTYQWIVKPKTVKYEFKTDIRVPKLGVMLVGWGGNNGSTLTAGVIANREGISWATKDKVQQANYFGSLTQASTIRVGSFNGEEIYAPFKSLLPMVNPDDIIFGGWDISDMNLADAMARAKVLDIDLQKQLRPYMESMVPLPGIYDPDFIAANQGSRANNVIKGTKKEQVQQIIKDIRDFQAATKVDKVVVLWTANTERYSDVVVGLNDTTENLLTSLDRNEAEISPSTLFALACVQENVPFINGSPQNTFVPGLIDLAIQRNSLIGGDDFKSGQTKMKSVLVDFLVGAGIKPTSIVSYNHLGNNDGMNLSAPQTFRSKEISKSNVVDDMVSSNGILYEPGEHPDHVIVIKYVPYVGDSKRAMDEYTSEIFMGGKSTIVLHNTCEDSLLAAPIILDLVLLAELSTRIQLRAEGEGKFHPFHPVATILSYLTKAPLVPPGTPVVNALSKQRAMLENILRACIGLAAENNMILEYK